The following proteins come from a genomic window of Rattus norvegicus strain BN/NHsdMcwi chromosome 8, GRCr8, whole genome shotgun sequence:
- the Parp16 gene encoding protein mono-ADP-ribosyltransferase PARP16 isoform X1 → MQLSNRAAARESVSRDVLAADLRCSLFASALQSYKRDSVLRPFPASYARHDCKDFEALLADTGRLPNLKELLQSSRDTDKQTWDLVSWILSSKILTIHSAEKAEFEKIQQLTGAPHTPVPIPDFLFEIEYFDPANARFYETKGGRDLIYAFHGSRLENFHSIIHNGLHCHLNKTSLFGEGTYLTSDLSLALIYSPHGRGWQHSLLGQTLSCVAVCEVIDHPDVKCQTKKKDSKEIDRSRARIKHSEGGDVPPKYFVVTNNQLLRVKYLLVYSQKQPKRASSQLSWLCSHWFMVAMSLYLLLLLIVSVTNSSAFQHFWNRLKR, encoded by the exons ATGCAGCTCTCCAACAGGGCGGCAGCCAGGGAGTCGGTGAGCCGCGACGTGCTGGCCGCGGACCTCCGCTGCAGCCTCTTCGCCTCAGCGCTGCAGAGCTACAAGCGGGACTCGGTGCTGCGGCCCTTCCCCGCCTCCTACGCCCGCCACGACTGTAAGGACTTCGAGGCCCTG CTTGCGGACACTGGCAGGTTACCTAACTTGAAGGAACTTCTGCAGTCCTCCAgggacacagacaaacagacctGGGACCTGGTGAGCTGGATTCTATCCTCCAAGATCCTGACAATCCACAGTGCAGAGAAGGCCGAG TTTGAAAAGATCCAGCAGCTGACCGGTGCACCTCACACACCTGTCCCCATCCCAGATTTCCTTTTTGAAATTGAGTACTTTGACCCGGCCAATGCCAGATTCTATGAGACCAAAGGAGGGCGAGACCTGATCTATGCCTTCCATGGCAGCCGCCTAGAGAACTTCCATTCCATCATTCACAACGGCCTGCATTGTCACCTGAACAAG ACTTCTCTGTTTGGAGAGGGGACCTACCTCACAAGTGACTTGAGCCTGGCCCTCATTTATAGTCCTCACGGCCGTGGGTGGCAGCATAGCCTCCTTGGCCAGACCCTTAGCTGTGTAGCTGTGTGTGAGGTCATCGACCATCCAGATGTCAAGTGCCAAACCAAGAAGAAGG aTTCCAAGGAAATCGACCGCAGCAGAGCTCGAATCAAGCACAGCGAAGGGGGAGATGTCCCCCCTAAGTACTTTGTAGTCACTAACAACCAGCTTCTGCGGGTGAAGTACCTACTGGTGTATTCCCAGAAGCAGCCCAAGAG GGCCTCGAGCCAGCTTTCCTGGCTGTGCAGCCATTGGTTCATGGTCGCGATGTCCCTctatctgctgctgctgctcatcGTCAGTGTCACCAACTCCTCTGCCTTCCAGCACTTCTGGAATCGCCTGAAGAGATGA